The region ACCGTGAAAGGAACATGTGATCGACTCATTGGCAAGCGAAGATTATGAAAACAGTAGAGAAGAATTGGTGCCCGCTCCAATAAAGTGTGCATACATAGGGTTGTGCAAGGTTCTCGTGTTATTAATTATACAACTTCCATGTTTCTCTTACACTTGTTAGGTCGTATTATTCTTGCCTTGGCTTAGTGGTTGGGCAAGCGGTTGTGCAGCCTAACGACCCGGGTTAAATTCCCAGAATTGACAGATGATGCACGGGGGTTTCCCCCTATTTATTGAGAATCAAGGTTGGTGTGTGGTGGAACCACTTatcaagaaatatcttgatacCACTTTAAAAAATTccgaggaccatgtttatcttggtactcatactaaaatgatTGTATGCAcccctagttggtgcagaggccggaaAGTGAAAATCTCTCCCGTTTTttaggagcggcttcgtcttgcacggagcttcggtgaagctgtcaagtcatgcctagccgacaggtgctacgctgagTCATGCCTAATTGGCAAGTGCTACGCACGACCGATCTTTCTGATTCTTCGCGTTTGGGCGGACGAGCGCAGGGCGGTGGTGCCgttgggcgtcgtggtggcgtcgacggatgtCCGGCCTGGCAAGGATGATGCGGATCTCACTTCTGAAGATGGGTCAGTGGTCCGATGATGATGGCGGCTTCTAAAACGTGTGCATGCGGTGTGTGCTTTAGGTAGGCTAAACCTGCTGTTGGTCCCGACACGTTATGTAGATGGATCGGCGACGACACCGGTCTTTGATATGGGAAGTGAGAGCGCTCCACATTATCGAGTTCGTAGGTGTGAGTGGTGAATTCAGGTGAATTAATGTATAATTTTGTCAGACCTTTGTGGAATAATTAGTAAAGATGActgcatgcatcgattgatgcagagctGGGGGTTTAACCTCCTTTAAAAAAAATAATATATTATTCTTTCTTCTTATACCAACTCTATCATTTCATATTTCAAGTGGCCTTGACCACATCAAGTGTTGGTGCCTATGTTAATCTCTAGACCGTCACAGACACACACATACagaggtggagagagagagagagagagatggtataCTGACGTGGAAAGAGAGAAAGATCGGGAGTTCATGGTATAAAAGGTGCCCACTTCAATAAAAAGAGTGCACGTACATGTTGTGCAAGGTTTAGGCAATGGCAAAAAAAAGGTTCTCGTGTCATTAGATGTGAGAATCCTAGATTGCTGCGAGGGCTATAACTTGCATGTTTCAATTACACTCATAATTGTTGTTTCCTCTTATGCTAACTCTATCAATTTATATTTCGAGCGGCCTTAACAACATCAATTGTTGGCGCCTATATTAAATCCTAATCAGTTTATAGACCACCCACAAATGAATGAGAAAAAGAGAGATGGGAGTTCAAGGTATAAAAGGTGCTTGCTCCAATAAAAAGAGTGCACACATAGGGTTGTGCAAggttagggcaatggaaaatcaagGTTCTCGTGCCATTACTTTCATGTTTCACTTACACTTGTTAGTTCATAACGGTTGCTTCCTCTTATGCCACCTCTATCAACTTATATTTCAAGTGGTCTTGACCACTTCATGTGTTGGTGCCTAGATTAAATCATAGTTTGTCTATCTCTAGACCAACACACAcatgtggagagagagagagatgggataGTGACGTGGAAAGAGATAAAGGCGAGGAGTTCATGGTATAAAAGGCGCCCACTCCAATGAAAAGAGTGTGCATACATATTGTGCAAGGTTTAGGCAATGGCAAAAAAAGGTTCTCGTGCCATTTTAAAAATGAGGGTACTACATCACTGTGAGGGGTATAACTTGCATGTTTCACTTACACTCATAATTGTTGCTTCCTCTTATGCCAAGTCTATCAACTTATATTTCGAGCAGTCTTAACCACATCAAGCATTGGCGCCTAGATTAAATCATAATCAATCTAGAGACCACACACAAAGGGATGAGAGAAAGAGAGATGGGAATTCAAGGTATAAAAGGTGCCCGCTCCAATAAAAAGAGTGCACACATAGGGTTATGAAAGTTTCGGGCAATGGAAAatgaaggttcttgagtcattataTAACTTTCATGTTTCACTCACACTTGTTAGTTTGCAATTGTTGTTTCCTCTTATGCCAACTATATCAATTTATATTTCAAGTGGCCTTAACCTTGGCACCTAGATTAAATCATACTCTGTCTATCTCTAGACCATCACACACAcatgtggagagagagagagagagagagagagagagagagagagagagagatgggataGTGATGTGAAAAGAGGGAAAGGTCAGGAGTTAATGGTATAAAATGTGTCCACTCCAATAAAAAGAGTGCACATACATGTTGTGCAAGGTTTAGGCAATGTCAAATAAAGGTTCTCTCATTATAAAGGTATCGTTATGAggggatggcggcggcggtggatccggAGGGACAGCTCCTTGCGATGGTCCTCCGCCGCTCCTTCATGGTAGTGGAGACTAATGTGCGGCGGCTTCGCCACAAAAATGCCAAAGCCCTCTGGCTTGTCACCGAGGAGTTAAAGCACGAGGCTAGGGCGAAGGTGGTGGCGAAAGTGAAGGCAGCCCGGATAGCAAAGGAGAATGAGCGTGCAGCTCCGACGAGGAGTATAGCCTCTCGGACGGCTCCCACCGCTCTagctccgacgacgacgacgactcctGCCGCCGATGCCAACACAGACACAGTCGTAGTGGTGACAACAACGGGGATGGGCCGGCGGGGAAATGGTAATTTTGTTCGTCCTTCTCCGTCCTTGTTTGGCGATTTAAGTTTAGATCCTAGGCCGTCCGGCGATGAACTGTCTGTTTTTTGGTCCGGTGAACTGCGATGTATATATTCTCCTATGCAATTTCGATGATCTATGTTTGTTGCTTCCTTACGCCTATCAATGTAGTTTTGTTTGTCTAGTTTTGTTCATACGTTGCATAGATAACATGGATTTGGGTGCCGGATTTGAGATACCCAGCTGTGGAAGCGTGCCTTTGAGGGGTGACCGGTTCCTATCCGCGGGCACGTTCAGGGTGTACGCGGACGTATTGGGAGCCAAACTTGCTATATCCAGCTGTAGATGCTTTTATATTAGATAAAGAAGTTTTAAACCACGTAACTACATAGTAATAGGCAAGGATAATTCCAAACAGTACTCTCTTCGGTACAAGTATAGTAGTGTGCATTTAGCCAGACTGCCAGAGAGCAACCAGCATCCTCCACCACATATATGACGATCTCATCCCAAAATGTTATCTTCTTCATAGTTCATGGTCATTCTCTTTCTCGTTGCAGCTCCGTACTCACCATCGGAAGCTCCAGCCGGCAGCACCACTTTTGTCCTCGTGTCACTCCATGCCTCCCAAGTCAACTGTTAAATTGAGGAGCTTTTGTATTTAGGTTGCCACTGTCCAGCCTGAGTCTGACATGATGCGGTATGGGACAGCGGGCTTAGACGAAGGCGACTAGGCCGCGGCCAGCGGGTGCAGAGGCAGGGACCAGTGCGGCCAATGACCAGACTGGTTGTCGTGTCAGAATTCTCTGCTACGATTATACTACAATGTCTAAGAGGCGTGCAGCGTGCAGCGTCTTCTTAGAATGTTCAGATTATTGCATCTCTTACTGTTGCCATATCTGATACGTCCTCTAACATGTAATCTGTTCAAAGTTTACATAGAAGTTTTCCTGATTGCAATGACCTGCCTCCAGTTTAGCTAATGTGGTTAGATTTATTTTTCCTTTAAGTAATTCGTACAGGTTGCAGCACCAAAAAAAAGGCTAATAGAAGCGGTGGTAGTAGAACACTGAGCACAACTTAGTAATTTGAGTTCTTAGAAACCAGAACCAATATCTTAGGAGATAAACAAAAGGATTCTTATTTCTTCTCATTTTAATACACGACTATCGTACGGTCAGCACAATCTGGGCAACAAATTGCACCATTCACGGGGGAAACATTGAAGCAGGGTACACGATGAGTCAGTATAATTGAAACCGCACCAATGAGAAGGAGCTCAAAAACTCCAAGTCAACACGGAAAAAGTTCTGCACTGCAAGTTCAGTCATGATCCGAATAAGAATTATATCAAGTGCAGCCTCGAGCACACACATGGGCATCAATTTTTCTTCAACACCAGCAGCCGGAGGCGCACACACAATATCTTCAACAACTTTAGTCATGAAAAGCACATACTACATGCACTAAAAAAATTGAGCCAAAAACTCTATGGAGAAATCAACCTCATTGTTACAGAGGAGGGTCGAGGTGGGAGCCAGGAGGAGGGTGATGATGCTTCCATGAACatctgttttattaattaaaaaaaGGAGAATGGACGAGAGATTCTTTGACTAACTGAACAAAATGTGCTCACCcgtgtacatgtatctaccacatgCAAAATCAAACAGGCACAAGTCACATCCTCAACAAAAAATCCATCACTATCTGCACTTGTCAATCTCACCATCCTCAAAAACTAAATAGGCAAACAATTAATAGAGCAGGGTGCACATTTTGGAAAACATAGTGCACACGCAGTGCTCAAACATTTATTCAGAGAACAGTGGTTTAAACAGATACAGAGATTAACACTTCATTGTCATTTAAAACATAATAGAAAATCTGCTATCAGGTTAAGAGTAACTCCCAAgatttcaaagaagattcaaactaACAAATCTAGTATCAGGTTTTAAGAGCTAATGGAAAATCAACGCACCTCCGAGGACTCTGACAACAGCCTCGCCCACGGCCCTCCGAGGTAACTGTTCAATAAAAAAAATACAAAACTCTTTGCACCATGAGAGTATAAAGCCCTTGATTATATTATAAAAGTAATGCTTACTCCCTCGCACATATGAACCTTGAAATAAACAAAAATCTAGTTCTATCTAGGATAGATGAAGATAGATAGACAGGTGGCAGTGGATAGATTTCTCAAAGAATCAACCGTTTAGCACACTAGCCCTTGTAAACTACATGTAAAAGATAAAAACAATCGAGAAAATGAAAAAGACCTTTGCGTTTCATTGCATTGAAAGGATGGGGAAAAGTTACAGTCCTCCTAGGAGGTTAGTTTTACAGTACATCATACAACTGAGTGGACATCCCAGAATTGGTGCAGAACAACCCGCAGGCCTTGTGCCCCTGCCTTAGACCAGCATCGAGTCTCATCCTTGATCTTGTTGAGGAGCCCAGTGATGAAAGGCATCACGTTGTCGAAGACGCATTCACCGATTTAACAATTTACCCGGACATAGCACCTATCACTGATATGATGTCATTGGCGATATTCTTGGCATCTGCTGCAATACCAGCCAATCCTCTCCTTCCTAACCCAGCACAGTAGAGCCCATTTTCACCTTTCCAATGATTTGGATATTCTTTGATGGGCAGTCTATTGCCATTTAACATGCTCTCACCATTCTGGGATAAAAACAACACAAAGCTTGTTAGCTGATTTAACAATTGTTGCGCCAAGAAAACAAACTCAGACATATTCAAACACCGATGTTGTTACATTGAGCCATATATTTGTTGTGCTTTTGTATCCAGTTGCAAACACAATCGCGTCAAATGATATCTTTTTACCGCACTGAAATTCAACTATATCGCCCATGCTCTTACTAATGCTCCCCTGTACCTGTATGAGATGAATAGAATATTGACACCTTGGCATATGAAGACAACATCTGTTATGAAATTTATGTCATGTCAATGATATACTTACTTTGATGATACCTTTTTTGATTAACCCAATGGTGCCAACATCAATAACAGCGGATCGGCCGGTCTCTGACTTGTGGATCATTGGACCCACTTTTGGCCTTCTGATGCCATACCTCGATAGATCACCAAATATGAAATTTGCCGCCATCACAAGGAGGTTATCCACTAGATTCAATGGGAGACGGCGAGCAAGTGTCATCCCCAACCGGATTAATTCTTTTGTCATTATATGAATCTGCAACCACAAAACATGTCACATCTCTTTTGAAGCCTGCATCATAAAATAAAATTTCATAGAATCATCTTCTTTCAAGAGGTATTTTTTCTGTGTAGTTCATCTAATTGTTTAGTTGTTTGTGCATGTTATAAAATAGTCTATCGCTCTATACCATGAAATACTTTCCAGTAATAACTCTGAAAAATGGCATCCTTCTAGTGGTGACTATATTAAGAAATTGCCCCATAACCACTGAAAATATATAGTGCCcatagggtgggggtggggggatcCCCTAGTGTTTTTAGgtcaaaaaataatatatatatatatatatatatatatatatatatatatatatatatatatatatatatatatatagtgtgtaCATATCGGGCTTCGTATAACGATTGAAGTATTGGCACCATGGGCCACAAGGTCATAAGCAATTTCCATTCCAGAGTTGCCGGATCCAACGACCAATACATTCATGCCAGAGTAGCTCTTGCCTGACTTGTAGCTTGAGGAGTGGATGACATCACCCAGAAAACTTCGCAATCCGGGGATCATTGGAATATTCTCCGCACTATTCTCACCACTTGCAACGACAAGAAACTTTGTTGTGAACCTGACTAGTGTGCTCTTTGCCCTGTCATGTGCCACGATGGACCAACAGTTTTCGTCATTGTCAAATGTGGATGTCTCCACACTAGTGAGATACTTGGGTCGAATATTGAAACGCTCAACATAGTTATCCAAGTACTTCACAGACAAGGTTTTTGGTATGTATGTTGGTGCATCTAGTGGGTATGACATGTGTGGCAACTCACAGAACTCCTTTGCAAGATGCAGCTTGAGGCGATCGTAGGCGCGGTTGCACCAAAGCGACGCGCTGCAACTTTCACGCTCGACAATGACATAGTGAATTGAGAATTGGCTAAGGCATGCTGCTGTTGCAAGGCCTGCTGGCCCAGCGCGAACAATCAGCACTACAACATTCTCCATTTCAAAGAGGAGAGTTGACAAAGTTGTGGGATGGGTGCAATGCTAGGCTGGTGTGTTTGCTTGTTTGCTCGATGAATCTTTGGATGCATATGTGGGCATATATATACTGGTATGTTTCATGTGTCAATCTATTTACAATGAGGAATGAAAAAAGTAAAGATTTATTGATCCCTTATCCTGGTGTGTACTACTATTCCATCTAAATATTGAACCATTGGTGTGAAAGCATGTCCTGATACATTATAGGGATACAGAATAGGCAGGAAACACACTCTTGAACGGTTGTTTGTTTGGAAACTTATCAACTGACTTTGGATATGTTTAAACTAAAATCTCTTCAGAATTTCTTTCCATTCCTGTTGTCATCAATGAAAATTCATATAGGATAAGTATATGTTCGGTATATACTTCCTCCGTCctgaattacttgtcgcgaaaatggatgtatctagacgcatttttagttctagatacatccgtttcaaTCCATTTTCAGGACATAATTCGGGACGGGGCAGTACTTTGTATGCTAATTAAGATTAAAGAAAGATTGTTAGTGTTTCTTTCCTTTTCTGTATATTATGCAAGCATTTCTTTCCTTCCCCTATACTTGCAAACTAACCGGCCATGGCCAATTAGCCTTGCTTCCATATGGAGATAGACCTTGCTGGTGTCTTCTAGGCCGTCGACGCCAAAGTACTGATCGAGGATGGATGGCCTTAGACTGTGGTTGCCGGCTTGCATTTGTAGCATTTTTCTTGTTGAGCATTGAACAGTTTCCTCAGGTTGTCTATCTAGAAACTTCATCCGTAACAAGGCATGTTTTCAGCATAAGCtccccaggtcgtcatcagcgtggTAGATTTGTTCCGCTTGTTCTTTTGTCAGCCGTTATTTGGTAGGCCCTTTGTGCTATTGTGAAAAAGAGTTAGTTGTTGTTCTACTACCTCGTCTTGTTTTGAGATTTGGATCCTATTGGAACCTAGTTTTTGTGTTTTTTCTGAACTCCTTTTGTTCAGTTTTGTTTCTCAACCTAGTTTGAGACTTTGACTCACGACACGCTACCGCGCGTGGCCGGGGCGCGCCAACCCTAGTTGCCGGTAGAGGCCTCCTTGTAAAACCCTGGTTTTTGTCCcttcctttttcttttgatttatttgggtTTTGCCCTGATTTTATTTTTGGAGTGGttttgtggccttgccacctgagaGATCATCCTCATTCCTTCTCTCAAGCCGGAGGCGCGCACACAATATCTTCAACAACTTTAGTCATGAAAAGTACAACCTACATGCATTGAAGAAAAAATTGAGCCAAAAACTCTATGGAGAAATCAACCTCATTGTAACAGAGGAGGGTCGAGGAGGGAGACAGGAGGAGGGTGATGATGCTTCCATTAACATCTGTTCTATTAATTAAAAAAAGGATAATGGAGGAGAGATTCTTTGACTAACTGAACAAAATGTGCTCACCCATGTACATGtatctattactccctccgtccggaaatacttgtcatcaaaatggataaaaggggatgcatctagacgtattttagttctagatacatctatttttatccattttgatgacaagtattttcggacgaagggagtacatgcaaaatcaagcatgcGCAAGTCACAGCCTCAACAAAAAATCCATCACTATCTGCACTTGTCAATCTCACCATCCTCAAAAACTAAATAGGCACACAATTAATAGAGCAGGGTGCACATTTCATTCATTCGGAAAACATAGTGCACACGCAGTGCTCAAACATTTATTCAGAGAACATTGGTTTAAACAGATACAAAGATTGACACTTCATtgtcatttaaaacataataaaaaaaATCTGCTATTAGGTTAAGAGTAACTCCCAAGATTTTAGAGAAGAGTCAAACTAACAAATCTAGTAGCAAGTTTTAAGAGCTAATGGAAAATCAACGCACCTCCAAGGACTGTGACAACAGCCTCGCCCATGGCCCTTCGATTTAACATTTCAACAAAAAAAATACAAAGCTCTTTGCACCATGTGAGTATAAAAGCCCTTGATTATATTATAAAAGTAATGCTTACTCCATCCACATATGAACCTTGAAATAAACAATAATCTAGTTCTATCTAGGATAGATGAAGATAGATAGACAAGTGGCAGTGGATAGATTTCTCAAAGAATCAACCGTCTAGCACACTAGCCCTTGTAAACTACATGTAAAAGATAAAAACAATCGAGAAAATGCAAAAACCTTTGCATTTCATTGCATTGAAAGGATGGGGAAAAGTTACAGTCCTCCTAGGAGGTTAGTTTTACAATACATCATACAACTTAGTGGACATCCCAGGATTGGTGCAGAACAACCCGCAGGCCTTGTGCCCCTGCCTTAGACCAGCATCGTATCTCATCCTTGATCTTCTTGAGGAGCCCGGTGATGAAAGGCATCACGTTGTCGAAGACGCATTCACCGATTTGATAATTTACCCGGACATAGCGCCTATCACTGATATGATGTCATTGGCGATATTCTTGGCATCTGCTGCAATACCAGCCAATCCTCTCCTTCCTAACCCAGCACAGTAGAGCCCATTTTCACCTTTCCAATGATTCGGATATTCTTTGATGGGCAGTCCATTGCCATTTAACATGCTCTCACCATTCCGAGATAAAAAAAACACAAAGCTTGTTAGCAGATTTAACAATTGTTGCACCAAGAAAACAAACTCAGACATATTCAAGCATCGATGTTGTTACCTTGAGCCATATATTTGCTGTGCTTTTGTATCCAGTTGCAAACACAATCGTGTCAAATGATATCTTTTTACCGCACTGAAATTCAACTATATCGCGCATGATCTCACTAATGCTCCCCTTTACCTGTACGAGATGAATAGAATATTGACAACTTGGCATATGAGGACAAAATCTGTTATGAAATTTATGTCATGTCAAGGATATACTTACTTTGATGATACCTTTTTTGATTAACCCAACAGTGCCAACATCAATAACAGCGGATCGGCCGGTCTCTGACTTGAGGATCATTGGACCCACTTTTGGCCTTCTGATGCCATACCTCGATAGATCACCAAATATGAAATTTGCCGCCATCACAAGGAGGTTATCCACTAGATTCAATGGGAGACGACGAGCAAGTGTCATCCCCAACCGGATTAATTCCTTTGTCATTACATGAATTTGCAACCACAAAACATGTCACATCTCTTTTGAAGCCTGCATCATAAAATAAAAGTCCATAGAATCATCTTTTTTCAAGAGTTATTTTTTCTGTGTAGTTCGTCTAATTGTTTAGTTGTTTGTGCATGTTATAAAATAGTCTATCGCTCTATACCATGAAATACTTTCCAGTAATAACTTTGGAAAATTGCATCCTTTTAGTGGTGACTATATTAAGAAATTGCCCCGTAACCACTGAAAATATATAGTGCCcatagggtgggggtggggggatcCCCTAGTGTTTCTAGGTCAAAAAATAATATATAGTGCGTGTACATACCGGGCTTCGTATAACGATTGAAGTATTGGCACCATGGGTCGCAAGGTCATAAGCAATTTCCATTCCAGAGTTGCCAGATCCAACGACCAATACATTCATGCCAGAGTAGCTCTTGCCTGACTTGTAGCTTGAGGTGTGGATGACATCACCCGGAAAAGTTCGCAATCCGGGGATCATTGGAATATTCTCTGCACACCTGACTAGTGTGCTCTTTGCCATGTCATGTGCCACGATGGACCAACATTTTTGGTCATTGTCAAATGTGGATGTCTCCACACTAGTGAGATATTTGGGTCAAATATTAAAACGCTCAACATAGTTATCCAAGTACTTCATAAACAAGGTTTTTGGTATGTATGTTGGCGCATCTAGTGGGTATGACATGTGTGGCAACTCACAGAACTCCTTTGCAAGATGCAGCTTGAGGCGATCGTAGGCGCGGTTGCGCCAAAGCGACGCGCTGCAACTTTCACGCTCGACAATGACATAGGGAATTGAGAATTGGCTAAGGCATGCTGCTGTTGCAAGGCCTGCTGGCCCAGCGCCAACAATCAACACTACAACATTCTCCATTTCGAAGAGAAGAGTTGACAAAGTTATGGGATAGGTGCAATGCTAGGCTGGTGTGTTTACTTGTTTGCTCGATGAATCTTTGGATGCATATGTGGGCATATACATACTGGTATTTTTCATGTGTCAATCTATTTACAATGAGGAATGGAAAAGGTAAAGATTTATTGATCCCTTATCGTGGTGTGTACTAGTATTCCATCTACATATTGAACCGCTGGTGTGAAAGCATGTCCTGATACATTACAGGGATACAAAATAGGCAGGAAACACACTCTTGAACGATTTTTTTGGAAACTTATCAACCGGCTTTGGATATGTTTAGACTAAAATCTCTTCTGAATTTCTTTCCATTCCTGTTGTCATCAATAAAAATTCATATAGGATAAGTATATGTtcggtatatactccctccgtcccgaattacttgtcgcgaaaatggatgtatctagacgtatttttatttctagatacatccgtttcaaTCCATTTTCAGGACGTAATTCGGGACGGGGCAGTACTTTGTATGCTAAGTAAGATTAAAGAAAGATTGTTAGTGTTTCTTTCCTTTTCTGTATATTATGCAATCATTTCTTTCCTTCCCCTATACTTGCAAACTAACCGGCCATGGCTAGTTAGCCTTCCTTCCATATGGAGACGGACCTTGCAGGTGTCTTCTAGGCCGTCGACGCCAAAGTACTGATCGAGCATGGATGGCCTTAGACTGTGGTTGCCGGCTTGCATTTGTAGCATTTGTCTTGTCGAGCATTGAATAGTTTCCTTAGGTTGTCTATCTAGAAACTTCATCCGTAACAAGGCATGTTTTCAGCATAAGCTCCCCAGGTTGTCATCAGCGTGGTAGATTTGTTCCGCTTGTTCTTTTGTCAGCCATTATTTGGTAGGCCCTTTGTGCTATTGTGAAAAAGAGTTAGTTGTTGTTCTGCTACCTCGTCTTGTTTTGAGATTTGGATCCTATTGAAACCTAGTTTTTGTGTTTTTTCTGAACTCCTTTTGTTCAGTTTTGTTTCTCAACCTAGTTTGAGACTTTGACTCACGACCCGCTACCACGTGTGGCCGGGGCGCGCCAACCCTAGTCGCCGGTAGAGGCGTCCCTGTAAAaccctggtttttggccctttctttttcttttgatttatttgggtTTTGCCCTGATTTTATTTTTGGAGTGGttttgtggccttgccacctgagaGATCATCCTCATTCCTTCTCTCAAGCCGGAGGCAAGTACACAGTATCTTCAACAACTTTAGTCATGAAAAGTACAACCTACATGCATTGAAGAAAAAATTGAGCCAAAAACTCTGTGGAGAAATCAACCTCATTGTAACAGAGGAGGGTCGAGGAGGGATACAGGAGGAGGGTGATGATGCTTCCATTAACATCTGTTCTATTAATTAAAAAAAGGATAATGGAGGAGAGATTCTTTGACAAACTGAACAAAATGTGCTCACCTATGTACATGTATCTACTATATGTAAAATCAAGCAGACACAAGTCACAGCCTCAACAAAAAATCCATCACTACCTGCACTTGTCAATCTCACCATCCTCAAAAACTAAATAGGCACATAATTAATAGAGCAGGGTGCACATTTCATTCATTCGGAAAACATAGTGCACACGTAGTGCTGAAACATTTATTCAGAGAATAGTGGTTTAAACAGATACAGAGATTAACACTCCATTGTCACTTAAAACATAATAGAAAATCTGCTATCAggttaatagtaactcccaagattTCAGAGGAGAGTCAAACTAACAAATCTAGAAGAAGGTTTTAAGAGCTAATGGAAAATCAACACACCTTCGAGGACTGTGACAACAGCCTCGCCCACGGGCCCGATTGGATAGGAAAGAGTTCAAAATCCATCCAGCACGCACCAAAACTGCATACAACGACGGACATGTAAAAATCAAAAATCAAAAATATGAAATGACCGACAACGGCACTTGCCAGAACATGAACAATGCAcatgagtgtcaggaccccgactcgatgtcacatcgatctagcctgtagcacctcatatcactttgcggcctcacgcacggtatccccacgggtgtcgccttacctttgcccgggaccgtttgcgccttttggctcacgtatatgatagtgtcgctagcatccatatgataaggagcccgggctgacatgactagtc is a window of Triticum dicoccoides isolate Atlit2015 ecotype Zavitan chromosome 2B, WEW_v2.0, whole genome shotgun sequence DNA encoding:
- the LOC119368911 gene encoding probable indole-3-pyruvate monooxygenase YUCCA11; translated protein: MENVVVLIVRAGPAGLATAACLSQFSIHYVIVERESCSASLWCNRAYDRLKLHLAKEFCKSYSGMNVLVVGSGNSGMEIAYDLVAHGANTSIVIRSPIHIMTKELIRLGMTLARRLPLNLVDNLLVMAANFIFGDLSRYGIRRPKVGPMIHKSETGRSAVIDVGTIGLIKKGIIKVQGSISKSMGDIVEFQCGKKISFDAIVFATGYKSTTNIWLNNGESMLNGNRLPIKEYPNHWKGENGLYCAGLGRRGLAGIAADAKNIANDIISVIGAMSG